A single Phragmites australis chromosome 4, lpPhrAust1.1, whole genome shotgun sequence DNA region contains:
- the LOC133914578 gene encoding mitogen-activated protein kinase kinase 9-like, with protein MALAREKRLPPLHLSLKVPSRAAVQEPEAFRHPNPPPAAVPQSASTPLARSSQFRLADFDKLAVLGRGNGGTVYKVRHRETCALYALKVLHQGDAAAEADILSRTASPFVVRCHSVLPATSGDVALLLELADGGSLDSVRSRCGAFPEAALAEVAAQALSGLAYLHARRIVHLDIKPANLLATTTGGVKVADFGIAKVLSRAGDHCTSYMGTAAYMSPERFDPEEHGGHYDPCAADVWSLGVTVLELLMGRYPLLPAGQQPNWAALMCAICFGELPALPDDAASAKLQDFLAVCLQKDYRKRASVAELLAHPFVAGRDVTTSRCALRRLVAGEA; from the coding sequence ATGGCTCTAGCAAGAGAGAAGAGGCTTCCGCCACTCCACCTCTCGCTGAAGGTCCCCTCCCGCGCCGCCGTCCAGGAGCCAGAAGCCTTCCGGCACCCCAACCCTCCTCCGGCCGCCGTGCCGCAGTCCGCCTCGACTCCGCTAGCCCGGTCGAGCCAGTTCCGCCTCGCCGACTTCGACAAGCTCGCCGTCCTGGGCCGCGGGAACGGCGGCACCGTGTACAAGGTTCGCCACCGCGAGACGTGCGCGCTCTACGCGCTCAAGGTCCTGCACCAAGGCGACGCCGCCGCGGAGGCGGACATCCTTAGCCGCACCGCCTCGCCGTTCGTCGTCCGGTGCCACTCTGTCCTGCCGGCCACCTCCGGCGATGTCGCGCTGCTCCTTGAGCTGGCGGACGGCGGATCGCTCGACTCGGTCAGGAGCCGCTGCGGGGCATTCCCGGAGGCCGCGCtcgcggaggtggcggcgcagGCGCTGTCCGGGCTGGCGTACCTCCACGCCCGCCGCATCGTGCACCTCGATATCAAGCCGGCGAACCTTCTCGCTACAACGACCGGGGGGGTCAAGGTCGCGGACTTCGGGATCGCCAAGGTCCTCTCCCGCGCCGGCGACCACTGCACGTCGTACATGGGCACCGCCGCGTACATGAGCCCGGAGCGCTTCGACCCGGAGGAGCACGGCGGGCACTACGACCCCTGTGCCGCCGACGTGTGGAGCCTCGGGGTCACCGTCCTGGAGCTCCTCATGGGCCGCTACCCGCTGCTCCCTGCCGGGCAACAGCCGAACTGGGCGGCGCTGATGTGCGCCATCTGCTTCGGCGAGCTGCCCGCGCTGCCCGACGACGCGGCATCGGCAAAGCTCCAGGATTTCTTGGCGGTGTGCCTGCAGAAGGACTACCGCAAGAGGGCGTCCGTGGCGGAGCTTCTTGCTCACCCGTTCGTAGCCGGGAGGGACGTCACGACGTCGAGATGCGCACTCCGGAGACTGGTCGCCGGCGAGGCCTAG